A single Biomphalaria glabrata chromosome 2, xgBioGlab47.1, whole genome shotgun sequence DNA region contains:
- the LOC106062182 gene encoding nucleolin-like isoform X2, whose translation MGKKGANKQKAAAEAPKAKKAVPVKAVESDEEDSSEEEEEVVKPQKKAVAVKPAKQEESSEDSDDSEEEMEAPKKQTKAQPTKKVEKMDVDDDEDSSDESSEEEKPPAKKTNVVKKAENNVQQTKVSPKKANAGKAANGAKGKAAPAKVVEKDSDDDEDDDDDDEEEEEETKPAPKAKVTQEEEEDDDDDDSDDEEEEEVKAKPQGKSANGKQVKADSDDDDEDDDDEEEEEEEEETVKKADSNKRKKEKSEKKDKKAKKQKLDESVSGESVTLYVGNLDKNTTEDEISNFFSEKDITVSEVRKIPNRSNGFVDVSSSDAEKALALSGSSFGKFKITVEKAKAKGQKEANKSFNSPGGGGDASDKDSRTLFVKNLPEDATTESLEEIFDTASQVRIPQKDGAHKGFAFIEFPDVDSLEAAMSEKQGVELNGNSLYLDYTGSKSNFNKQRGGGQQRGGRGNDRRGGRGGFGGGDRKSNSGLRGESKVLFVKNLSYNTDESSLTSAFDGAVSARIPTFPDSGKPKGFAFVDFESADAAAEAFDSMNGQSIDGRQVTLDFAADKGSGGGGGGFSPRGRGGRGGNFGGGRGRGGDRGGRGGRGGFRGGRGGGGGFNKARGGIVKSEGKKMTFDDSD comes from the exons GCGGCAGCAGAGGCTCCTAAAGCTAAAAAGGCAGTACCAGTTAAGGCTGTTGAATCAGATGAAGAGGATTCTTCAGAAGAGGAGGAA gaAGTTGTAAAGCCACAAAAGAAAGCAGTTGCTGTTAAACCTGCTAAACAAGAAGAGAGCAGTGAAGACAGTGATGACAGTGAAGAAGAAATGGAag CCCCAAAGAAGCAGACTAAGGCACAACCCacaaaaaaagtagaaaaaatggatgttgatgatgatgaagatagTAGTGACGAATCTTCGGAAGAAGAGAAGCCACCTGCTAAGAAGACGAATGTTGTTAAAAAGGCAGAAAATAATG ttcaacagactaaagTATCTCCCAAAAAAGCCAATGCTG GCAAAGCTGCCAATGGAGCTAAGGGCAAAGCAGCACCTG cAAAAGTTGTAGAAAAAGAcagtgatgatgatgaggatgatgacgatgatgatgaagaggaggaggaggagacaAAACCAGCACCCAAAGCTAAGGTTACACAAG AGGAGgaagaagatgatgatgatgatgattcagatgatgaggaggaggaggaagTAAAAGCTAAGCCACAAG gtAAATCTGCAAATGGTAAACAAGTGAAAGCTGATTCTGATG atgatgatgaagatgacgacgatgaggaggaggaggaagaagaagaagagacagtGAAGAAAGCAGATTCtaacaagagaaaaaaagagaaatcagaaaagaaagacaaaaaagccaaaaaacaaaaattagatg aatcTGTAAGTGGCGAAAGTGTAACATTATATGTAGGAAACTTAGATAAAAATACCACAGAAGACGAAATCTCAAATTTTTTCAGTGAAAAAGACATCACAGTTAGTGAAGTTCGCAAAATACCCAACAGGAG caatgGTTTTGTGGATGTTTCAAGTTCAGATGCTGAAAAAGCTTTGGCCTTAAGTGGAAGCTCAtttggtaaatttaaaattactgTTGAGAAAGCAAAGGCTAAAGGTCAAAAGGAGGCCAACAAATCCTTCAATTCTCCAGGCGGGGGAGGAGATGCTAGCGACA AAGACAGTAGAACTTTGTTTGTGAAAAATTTACCAGAAGATGCGACCACAGAAAGTCTTGAAGAAATCTTTGACACAGCCTCACAAGTTAGAATTCCACAGAAAGATGGTGCCCACAAAGG CTTTGCTTTCATTGAATTTCCTGATGTTGACTCATTGGAAGCTGCCATGTCTGAGAAGCAAGGAGTTGAACTCAATGGCAACTCATTGTATCTAGACTATACTGGGTCCAAAAGTAACTTTAACAAACAGAGAGGTGGAGGTCAACAAAGAGGAGGCAGAGGGAATGATAGGAGAGGAGGTCGTGGTGGATTTGGAGGAGGAGACAGAAAGAGTAATTCAG GTTTAAGGGGTGAATCAAAAGTATTGTTTGTCAAGAACCTCAGCTACAACACAGATGAATCATCCTTGACATCTGCTTTTGATGGTGCTGTGTCTGCTAGAATACCAACTTTCCCAGACTCTGGCAAACCTAAAGG TTTTGCTTTTGTAGATTTTGAATCTGCTGATGCTGCTGCTGAAGCGTTTGACTCAATGAATGGCCAGAGTATTGATGGAAGACAAGTTACTCTAGACTTTGCTGCTGACAAAGGCAgtgggggtggtggtggtggtttTAGCCCTCGTGGTCGTGGTGGCCGAG gTGGAAACTTTGGCGGAGGTCGTGGTCGTGGAGGTGACCGAGGTGGCAGGGGAGGAAGAGGTGGTTTTCGAGGAGGAAGAggtggaggagggggatttaacaaAG CCAGGGGAGGTATTGTGAAAAGTGAAGGCAAAAAGATGACCTTTGATGATTCTGATTAA
- the LOC106062182 gene encoding nucleolin-like isoform X1: MGKKGANKQKAAAEAPKAKKAVPVKAVESDEEDSSEEEEEVVKPQKKAVAVKPAKQEESSEDSDDSEEEMEAPKKQTVAKSIKKTVVKDGFDSSDESSEEEMPPTKKANIVKVAKTQNAPKKQTKAQPTKKVEKMDVDDDEDSSDESSEEEKPPAKKTNVVKKAENNVQQTKVSPKKANAGKAANGAKGKAAPAKVVEKDSDDDEDDDDDDEEEEEETKPAPKAKVTQEEEEDDDDDDSDDEEEEEVKAKPQGKSANGKQVKADSDDDDEDDDDEEEEEEEEETVKKADSNKRKKEKSEKKDKKAKKQKLDESVSGESVTLYVGNLDKNTTEDEISNFFSEKDITVSEVRKIPNRSNGFVDVSSSDAEKALALSGSSFGKFKITVEKAKAKGQKEANKSFNSPGGGGDASDKDSRTLFVKNLPEDATTESLEEIFDTASQVRIPQKDGAHKGFAFIEFPDVDSLEAAMSEKQGVELNGNSLYLDYTGSKSNFNKQRGGGQQRGGRGNDRRGGRGGFGGGDRKSNSGLRGESKVLFVKNLSYNTDESSLTSAFDGAVSARIPTFPDSGKPKGFAFVDFESADAAAEAFDSMNGQSIDGRQVTLDFAADKGSGGGGGGFSPRGRGGRGGNFGGGRGRGGDRGGRGGRGGFRGGRGGGGGFNKARGGIVKSEGKKMTFDDSD, translated from the exons GCGGCAGCAGAGGCTCCTAAAGCTAAAAAGGCAGTACCAGTTAAGGCTGTTGAATCAGATGAAGAGGATTCTTCAGAAGAGGAGGAA gaAGTTGTAAAGCCACAAAAGAAAGCAGTTGCTGTTAAACCTGCTAAACAAGAAGAGAGCAGTGAAGACAGTGATGACAGTGAAGAAGAAATGGAag CTCCTAAGAAGCAGACTGTGGcaaagtcaattaaaaaaacagtagTAAAAGATGGTTTTGATAGTAGTGATGAGTCTTCAGAGGAAGAAATGCCACCAACCAAGAAAGCCAACATCGTTAAAGTGGCGAAAACACAAAATG CCCCAAAGAAGCAGACTAAGGCACAACCCacaaaaaaagtagaaaaaatggatgttgatgatgatgaagatagTAGTGACGAATCTTCGGAAGAAGAGAAGCCACCTGCTAAGAAGACGAATGTTGTTAAAAAGGCAGAAAATAATG ttcaacagactaaagTATCTCCCAAAAAAGCCAATGCTG GCAAAGCTGCCAATGGAGCTAAGGGCAAAGCAGCACCTG cAAAAGTTGTAGAAAAAGAcagtgatgatgatgaggatgatgacgatgatgatgaagaggaggaggaggagacaAAACCAGCACCCAAAGCTAAGGTTACACAAG AGGAGgaagaagatgatgatgatgatgattcagatgatgaggaggaggaggaagTAAAAGCTAAGCCACAAG gtAAATCTGCAAATGGTAAACAAGTGAAAGCTGATTCTGATG atgatgatgaagatgacgacgatgaggaggaggaggaagaagaagaagagacagtGAAGAAAGCAGATTCtaacaagagaaaaaaagagaaatcagaaaagaaagacaaaaaagccaaaaaacaaaaattagatg aatcTGTAAGTGGCGAAAGTGTAACATTATATGTAGGAAACTTAGATAAAAATACCACAGAAGACGAAATCTCAAATTTTTTCAGTGAAAAAGACATCACAGTTAGTGAAGTTCGCAAAATACCCAACAGGAG caatgGTTTTGTGGATGTTTCAAGTTCAGATGCTGAAAAAGCTTTGGCCTTAAGTGGAAGCTCAtttggtaaatttaaaattactgTTGAGAAAGCAAAGGCTAAAGGTCAAAAGGAGGCCAACAAATCCTTCAATTCTCCAGGCGGGGGAGGAGATGCTAGCGACA AAGACAGTAGAACTTTGTTTGTGAAAAATTTACCAGAAGATGCGACCACAGAAAGTCTTGAAGAAATCTTTGACACAGCCTCACAAGTTAGAATTCCACAGAAAGATGGTGCCCACAAAGG CTTTGCTTTCATTGAATTTCCTGATGTTGACTCATTGGAAGCTGCCATGTCTGAGAAGCAAGGAGTTGAACTCAATGGCAACTCATTGTATCTAGACTATACTGGGTCCAAAAGTAACTTTAACAAACAGAGAGGTGGAGGTCAACAAAGAGGAGGCAGAGGGAATGATAGGAGAGGAGGTCGTGGTGGATTTGGAGGAGGAGACAGAAAGAGTAATTCAG GTTTAAGGGGTGAATCAAAAGTATTGTTTGTCAAGAACCTCAGCTACAACACAGATGAATCATCCTTGACATCTGCTTTTGATGGTGCTGTGTCTGCTAGAATACCAACTTTCCCAGACTCTGGCAAACCTAAAGG TTTTGCTTTTGTAGATTTTGAATCTGCTGATGCTGCTGCTGAAGCGTTTGACTCAATGAATGGCCAGAGTATTGATGGAAGACAAGTTACTCTAGACTTTGCTGCTGACAAAGGCAgtgggggtggtggtggtggtttTAGCCCTCGTGGTCGTGGTGGCCGAG gTGGAAACTTTGGCGGAGGTCGTGGTCGTGGAGGTGACCGAGGTGGCAGGGGAGGAAGAGGTGGTTTTCGAGGAGGAAGAggtggaggagggggatttaacaaAG CCAGGGGAGGTATTGTGAAAAGTGAAGGCAAAAAGATGACCTTTGATGATTCTGATTAA
- the LOC106062182 gene encoding nucleolin-like isoform X3, whose protein sequence is MGKKGANKQKAAAEAPKAKKAVPVKAVESDEEDSSEEEEEVVKPQKKAVAVKPAKQEESSEDSDDSEEEMEVQQTKVSPKKANAGKAANGAKGKAAPAKVVEKDSDDDEDDDDDDEEEEEETKPAPKAKVTQEEEEDDDDDDSDDEEEEEVKAKPQGKSANGKQVKADSDDDDEDDDDEEEEEEEEETVKKADSNKRKKEKSEKKDKKAKKQKLDESVSGESVTLYVGNLDKNTTEDEISNFFSEKDITVSEVRKIPNRSNGFVDVSSSDAEKALALSGSSFGKFKITVEKAKAKGQKEANKSFNSPGGGGDASDKDSRTLFVKNLPEDATTESLEEIFDTASQVRIPQKDGAHKGFAFIEFPDVDSLEAAMSEKQGVELNGNSLYLDYTGSKSNFNKQRGGGQQRGGRGNDRRGGRGGFGGGDRKSNSGLRGESKVLFVKNLSYNTDESSLTSAFDGAVSARIPTFPDSGKPKGFAFVDFESADAAAEAFDSMNGQSIDGRQVTLDFAADKGSGGGGGGFSPRGRGGRGGNFGGGRGRGGDRGGRGGRGGFRGGRGGGGGFNKARGGIVKSEGKKMTFDDSD, encoded by the exons GCGGCAGCAGAGGCTCCTAAAGCTAAAAAGGCAGTACCAGTTAAGGCTGTTGAATCAGATGAAGAGGATTCTTCAGAAGAGGAGGAA gaAGTTGTAAAGCCACAAAAGAAAGCAGTTGCTGTTAAACCTGCTAAACAAGAAGAGAGCAGTGAAGACAGTGATGACAGTGAAGAAGAAATGGAag ttcaacagactaaagTATCTCCCAAAAAAGCCAATGCTG GCAAAGCTGCCAATGGAGCTAAGGGCAAAGCAGCACCTG cAAAAGTTGTAGAAAAAGAcagtgatgatgatgaggatgatgacgatgatgatgaagaggaggaggaggagacaAAACCAGCACCCAAAGCTAAGGTTACACAAG AGGAGgaagaagatgatgatgatgatgattcagatgatgaggaggaggaggaagTAAAAGCTAAGCCACAAG gtAAATCTGCAAATGGTAAACAAGTGAAAGCTGATTCTGATG atgatgatgaagatgacgacgatgaggaggaggaggaagaagaagaagagacagtGAAGAAAGCAGATTCtaacaagagaaaaaaagagaaatcagaaaagaaagacaaaaaagccaaaaaacaaaaattagatg aatcTGTAAGTGGCGAAAGTGTAACATTATATGTAGGAAACTTAGATAAAAATACCACAGAAGACGAAATCTCAAATTTTTTCAGTGAAAAAGACATCACAGTTAGTGAAGTTCGCAAAATACCCAACAGGAG caatgGTTTTGTGGATGTTTCAAGTTCAGATGCTGAAAAAGCTTTGGCCTTAAGTGGAAGCTCAtttggtaaatttaaaattactgTTGAGAAAGCAAAGGCTAAAGGTCAAAAGGAGGCCAACAAATCCTTCAATTCTCCAGGCGGGGGAGGAGATGCTAGCGACA AAGACAGTAGAACTTTGTTTGTGAAAAATTTACCAGAAGATGCGACCACAGAAAGTCTTGAAGAAATCTTTGACACAGCCTCACAAGTTAGAATTCCACAGAAAGATGGTGCCCACAAAGG CTTTGCTTTCATTGAATTTCCTGATGTTGACTCATTGGAAGCTGCCATGTCTGAGAAGCAAGGAGTTGAACTCAATGGCAACTCATTGTATCTAGACTATACTGGGTCCAAAAGTAACTTTAACAAACAGAGAGGTGGAGGTCAACAAAGAGGAGGCAGAGGGAATGATAGGAGAGGAGGTCGTGGTGGATTTGGAGGAGGAGACAGAAAGAGTAATTCAG GTTTAAGGGGTGAATCAAAAGTATTGTTTGTCAAGAACCTCAGCTACAACACAGATGAATCATCCTTGACATCTGCTTTTGATGGTGCTGTGTCTGCTAGAATACCAACTTTCCCAGACTCTGGCAAACCTAAAGG TTTTGCTTTTGTAGATTTTGAATCTGCTGATGCTGCTGCTGAAGCGTTTGACTCAATGAATGGCCAGAGTATTGATGGAAGACAAGTTACTCTAGACTTTGCTGCTGACAAAGGCAgtgggggtggtggtggtggtttTAGCCCTCGTGGTCGTGGTGGCCGAG gTGGAAACTTTGGCGGAGGTCGTGGTCGTGGAGGTGACCGAGGTGGCAGGGGAGGAAGAGGTGGTTTTCGAGGAGGAAGAggtggaggagggggatttaacaaAG CCAGGGGAGGTATTGTGAAAAGTGAAGGCAAAAAGATGACCTTTGATGATTCTGATTAA